The following coding sequences lie in one Pelecanus crispus isolate bPelCri1 chromosome 27, bPelCri1.pri, whole genome shotgun sequence genomic window:
- the LOC142596158 gene encoding guanylate-binding protein 7-like: MASEILMPVPVCLIENSPRKGLVVREEARQVLSEVTQPVVVVAIAGPYRTGKSYLMNRLARQRKGFPLACSVRSHTKGIWMWCLPHPSRPGHTLVLLDTEGLGDVEKGDAMNDTWLFVLTVLLSSTLMYNSRGTIDQQAVDQLHCVTKLTELVRLKAAPKESEDELADSERFVLFFPTFVWAVRDFTLQLEMDGQEISEDEYLENALKLKAGSSPETQRYNQPRECIRQFFPERKCFVFEQPASRRELVHLEELQDDEINPQFQEQVEKFCSYVWQKSPPKTIPGGHIITGTLLGKLAEIYVEAVRSGEVPCVESAALALAKTENAAAVKAAVTLYQDLMERRAQLPTETVQELLELHRQCEREALELFMARAFADNICDFQEDLIRQVKAVKEKFCMDNEQASRDKCEAALRDLSQDMQRRLSDGAYHVSGGYELFRGDQQALVEKYRELPGKGVKADAVLQEFLQSREALAKSILSADRSLTEKDKEMKSAQEQHERAEQEREVQRKREAEDKQKMQEQLRSCEEHILQLKKKLEDHREKQQEEHGKMIRHKSQEASALLKEGLPEKANRLHKVTSRLEQENFSIWNEITSFIKAIMPLVCGIASSVLFRVLTRRLF; the protein is encoded by the exons ATGGCATCTGAAATCCTCATGCCGGTGCCCGTCTGCCTCATTGAGAACAGCCCGAGGAAGGGGCTGGTGGTCCGGGAGGAGGCCCGGCAGGTGCTGTCGGAGGTCACGCAgcctgtggtggtggtggccatcGCAGGGCCGTACCGCACTGGCAAGTCCTACCTCATGAACAGGCTGGCTCGTCAGAGGAAAG GTTTCCCCTTGGCCTGCAGCGTGCGGTCCCACACCAAAGGTATCTGGATGTGGTGTCTACCTCACCCCAGCCGGCCTGGCCACACTCTGGTGCTGCTGGACACTGAAGGGCTGGGCGACGTGGAGAAG GGCGACGCCATGAACGACACGTGGCTCTTTGTGCTAACCGTACTGCTCTCCAGCACCCTGATGTACAACAGCAGAGGCACCATTGACCAGCAAGCCGTGGACCAGCTGCA CTGTGTAACGAAGCTGACTGAGCTTGTCAGGTTGAAAGCAGCACCCAAGGAGAGCGAAGATGAACTGGCGGATTCAGAAAGATTTGTCCTCTTCTTCCCGACTTTTGTCTGGGCTGTCCGGGATTtcaccctgcagctggagatggaTGGGCAGGAAATCTCTGAGGACGAATACTTGGAGAACGCGCTGAAGCTAAAGGCCG GTAGCAGCCCGGAGACCCAACGCTACAACCAGCCCCGGGAATGCATCCGCCAGTTCTTTCCGGAGCGCAAGTGCTTTGTTTTTGAGCAACCGgccagcaggagggagctggtCCACTTGGAGGAGCTTCAGGATGATGAGATCAATCCCCAGTTCCAGGAGCAGGTGGAGAAGTTCTGCAGCTATGTCTGGCAAAAGTCTCCACCCAAGACCATCCCTGGTGGCCACATCATAACAGGGACCT TGCTGGGGAAACTGGCGGAGATCTACGTGGAGGCTGTCCGGAGCGGGGAAGTGCCGTGCGTGGAGAGTGCGGCGCTCGCCCTGGCAAAGACTGAGAACGCAGCGGCAGTGAAAGCGGCTGTGACGTTGTACCAGGATCTGATGGAGCGGCGGGCGCAGCTGCCAACGGAGACTgttcaggagctgctggagctgcacagACAGTGCGAGCGGGAGGCGCTGGAGCTGTTCATGGCACGGGCATTCGCGGACAACATCTGCGATTTCCAGGAAGATCTCATA CGCCAGGTAAAGGCAGTCAAGGAGAAGTTCTGCATGGACAACGAGCAGGCATCCCGTGACAAGTGCGAGGCTGCTCTCAGGGACCTCTCCCAAGACATGCAGAGACGACTCAGTGATGGTGCCTACCACGTGTCAGGCGGTTACGAGTTGTTCAGAGGAGACCAGCAGGCACTGGTGGAGAAATATCGGGAGCTGCCTGGCAAGGGGGTGAAG GCTGATGCTGTCCTGCAGGAGTTCCTCCAAAGCAGAGAGGCTCTGGCCAAAAGCATCCTCAGCGCAGACCGCTCCCTCACAGAGAAGGACAAGGAGATGAAAA GTGCGCAAGAGCAGCATGAGAGAGctgagcaggagagggaggtgcagaggaagagggaggctgAAGACAAACAGAAGATGCAGGAGCAGTTACGCAGCTGTGAAGAGCacattcttcagctgaaaaagaagCTGGAGGATCACCgtgagaagcagcaggaggagcacGGGAAGATGATCAGGCATAAATCACAG GAGGCGAGTGCATTGCTCAAAGAAGGCTTACCTGAAAAAGCCAACCGCCTGCACAAGGTGACCTCGAGGCTGGAGCAGGAAAATTTCAGCATCTGGAACGAGATCACGTCCTTCATCAAAGCAATTATGCCGTTGGTGTGTGGCATTGCGAGTTCCGTGTTGTTCCGTGTCCTAACACGGCGATTGTTTTAA
- the LOC142596164 gene encoding macrophage mannose receptor 1-like isoform X2, with the protein MYGNIESGQAGQGQMWVLEPGGRKACSDLCPTEENLYEPLDPPIATPSQKQGPDPPASGCCSREKLVLVGTVALGVSVLLNVLFLAAGLQHIAALTAALEAEKAKELPNMASQSFLLYNEDHRKCVEARGQQLTVTACQPKAAAQQFQWLPGGRLQGWGSQHCITAARGQNLAFVRLEPCRDDDMLQRWECRDGGLLALAGHNLYFNYGNNQQHVVMLFTGDRQWSRWVIHGSKDNICSRSCCPPCSKGWTYFRNSCYFYSKTETSWENAQRFCSVLGTQLLEVDSPEEKDHIRTILESSSWLGIRDEEVEGSWKRANGSIQTRESSSWHRNEPNGGLQENCAVVREDGEWYDYPCESQLPWVCEGHP; encoded by the exons ATGTACGGCAACATCGAGTCCGGCCAAGCCGGGCAGGGGCAAATGTGGGTGCTGGAGCCCGGTGGCAGGAAAG cctgcagtGACCTGTGCCCCACAGAGGAGAACCTGTATGAGCCCCTGGACCCCCCCATCGCCACGCCAAGCCAGAAGCAGGGACCCGATCCCCCAG CGTCAGGGTGCTGCTCCAGGGAGAAGCTGGTGCTGGTGGGCACTGTGGCCCTGGGGGTCTCGGTGCTGCTGAACGTGCTCTTCCTCGCCGCCGGCTTGCAGCACA TTGCAGCCCTGACAGCGGCGCTGGAGGCAGAGAAGGCGAAGGAGCTGCCGAACATGG CCTCCCAGTCCTTCCTGCTGTACAACGAAGACCACCGCAAGTGCGTGGAGGCCAGAGGGCAACAGCTAACGGTGACGGCATGCCAGCCCAAGGCTGCGGCACAACAGTTCCAGTGGTTACCCGGCGGCAGGCtacagggctgggggagccagCATTGCATTACGGCAGCCCGCGGGCAAAACCTGGCCTTCGTGAGGCTGGAGCCGTGCCGGGATGACGACATGCTGCAGCGCTGGGAGTGCCGCGACGGTGGGCTGTTGGCACTCGCCGGCCACAATCTCTACTTTAATTACGGCAACAATCAGCAGCACGTAGTGATGCTCTTCACCGGGGACCGCCAGTGGAGCCGCTGGGTCATCCACGGGAGCAAGGATAACATCTGTTCCCGCTCCT gctgTCCCCCTTGCTCCAAAGGCTGGACCTATTTCAGGAACTCCTGCTATTTCTACTCCAAGACAGAGACCTCCTGGGAGAACGCCCAGCGCTTCTGCTCGGTCCTGGGCACGCAGCTTCTGGAGGTGGACAGCCCCGAGGAGAAG GATCACATCCGGACCATTCTGGAAAGCTCCTCATGGCTCGGCATTAGGGATGAGGAGGTTGAGGGCAGCTGGAAGCGGGCAAACGGGAGTATCCAGACCCGGGAAAGCAG CTCTTGGCACAGGAACGAGCCCAACGGCGGGCTCCAGGAGAACTGCGCGGTGGTGAGGGAGGACGGCGAGTGGTACGACTACCCCTGCGAGAGCCAGCTCCCCTGGGTGTGCGAGGGACACCCCTGA
- the LOC142596164 gene encoding C-type lectin domain family 17, member A-like isoform X3 yields the protein MYGNIESGQAGQGQMWVLEPGGRKACSDLCPTEENLYEPLDPPIATPSQKQGPDPPGTAWARARASSAGQNHTAVKAGATRLCPNRGPVVTHPPSPASGCCSREKLVLVGTVALGVSVLLNVLFLAAGLQHIAALTAALEAEKAKELPNMASQSFLLYNEDHRKCVEARGQQLTVTACQPKAAAQQFQWLPGGRLQGWGSQHCITAARGQNLAFVRLEPCRDDDMLQRWECRDGCPPCSKGWTYFRNSCYFYSKTETSWENAQRFCSVLGTQLLEVDSPEEKDHIRTILESSSWLGIRDEEVEGSWKRANGSIQTRESSSWHRNEPNGGLQENCAVVREDGEWYDYPCESQLPWVCEGHP from the exons ATGTACGGCAACATCGAGTCCGGCCAAGCCGGGCAGGGGCAAATGTGGGTGCTGGAGCCCGGTGGCAGGAAAG cctgcagtGACCTGTGCCCCACAGAGGAGAACCTGTATGAGCCCCTGGACCCCCCCATCGCCACGCCAAGCCAGAAGCAGGGACCCGATCCCCCAGGTACGGCGTGGGCGAGGGCAAGAGCGTCGTCAGCGGGACAAAACCACACCGCGGTTAAAGCCGGTGCCACCCGGCTCTGCCCGAACCGGGGGCCGGTTGTTACTCACCCACCCTCCCCAGCGTCAGGGTGCTGCTCCAGGGAGAAGCTGGTGCTGGTGGGCACTGTGGCCCTGGGGGTCTCGGTGCTGCTGAACGTGCTCTTCCTCGCCGCCGGCTTGCAGCACA TTGCAGCCCTGACAGCGGCGCTGGAGGCAGAGAAGGCGAAGGAGCTGCCGAACATGG CCTCCCAGTCCTTCCTGCTGTACAACGAAGACCACCGCAAGTGCGTGGAGGCCAGAGGGCAACAGCTAACGGTGACGGCATGCCAGCCCAAGGCTGCGGCACAACAGTTCCAGTGGTTACCCGGCGGCAGGCtacagggctgggggagccagCATTGCATTACGGCAGCCCGCGGGCAAAACCTGGCCTTCGTGAGGCTGGAGCCGTGCCGGGATGACGACATGCTGCAGCGCTGGGAGTGCCGCGACG gctgTCCCCCTTGCTCCAAAGGCTGGACCTATTTCAGGAACTCCTGCTATTTCTACTCCAAGACAGAGACCTCCTGGGAGAACGCCCAGCGCTTCTGCTCGGTCCTGGGCACGCAGCTTCTGGAGGTGGACAGCCCCGAGGAGAAG GATCACATCCGGACCATTCTGGAAAGCTCCTCATGGCTCGGCATTAGGGATGAGGAGGTTGAGGGCAGCTGGAAGCGGGCAAACGGGAGTATCCAGACCCGGGAAAGCAG CTCTTGGCACAGGAACGAGCCCAACGGCGGGCTCCAGGAGAACTGCGCGGTGGTGAGGGAGGACGGCGAGTGGTACGACTACCCCTGCGAGAGCCAGCTCCCCTGGGTGTGCGAGGGACACCCCTGA
- the LOC142596164 gene encoding macrophage mannose receptor 1-like isoform X1 — MYGNIESGQAGQGQMWVLEPGGRKACSDLCPTEENLYEPLDPPIATPSQKQGPDPPGTAWARARASSAGQNHTAVKAGATRLCPNRGPVVTHPPSPASGCCSREKLVLVGTVALGVSVLLNVLFLAAGLQHIAALTAALEAEKAKELPNMASQSFLLYNEDHRKCVEARGQQLTVTACQPKAAAQQFQWLPGGRLQGWGSQHCITAARGQNLAFVRLEPCRDDDMLQRWECRDGGLLALAGHNLYFNYGNNQQHVVMLFTGDRQWSRWVIHGSKDNICSRSCCPPCSKGWTYFRNSCYFYSKTETSWENAQRFCSVLGTQLLEVDSPEEKDHIRTILESSSWLGIRDEEVEGSWKRANGSIQTRESSSWHRNEPNGGLQENCAVVREDGEWYDYPCESQLPWVCEGHP, encoded by the exons ATGTACGGCAACATCGAGTCCGGCCAAGCCGGGCAGGGGCAAATGTGGGTGCTGGAGCCCGGTGGCAGGAAAG cctgcagtGACCTGTGCCCCACAGAGGAGAACCTGTATGAGCCCCTGGACCCCCCCATCGCCACGCCAAGCCAGAAGCAGGGACCCGATCCCCCAGGTACGGCGTGGGCGAGGGCAAGAGCGTCGTCAGCGGGACAAAACCACACCGCGGTTAAAGCCGGTGCCACCCGGCTCTGCCCGAACCGGGGGCCGGTTGTTACTCACCCACCCTCCCCAGCGTCAGGGTGCTGCTCCAGGGAGAAGCTGGTGCTGGTGGGCACTGTGGCCCTGGGGGTCTCGGTGCTGCTGAACGTGCTCTTCCTCGCCGCCGGCTTGCAGCACA TTGCAGCCCTGACAGCGGCGCTGGAGGCAGAGAAGGCGAAGGAGCTGCCGAACATGG CCTCCCAGTCCTTCCTGCTGTACAACGAAGACCACCGCAAGTGCGTGGAGGCCAGAGGGCAACAGCTAACGGTGACGGCATGCCAGCCCAAGGCTGCGGCACAACAGTTCCAGTGGTTACCCGGCGGCAGGCtacagggctgggggagccagCATTGCATTACGGCAGCCCGCGGGCAAAACCTGGCCTTCGTGAGGCTGGAGCCGTGCCGGGATGACGACATGCTGCAGCGCTGGGAGTGCCGCGACGGTGGGCTGTTGGCACTCGCCGGCCACAATCTCTACTTTAATTACGGCAACAATCAGCAGCACGTAGTGATGCTCTTCACCGGGGACCGCCAGTGGAGCCGCTGGGTCATCCACGGGAGCAAGGATAACATCTGTTCCCGCTCCT gctgTCCCCCTTGCTCCAAAGGCTGGACCTATTTCAGGAACTCCTGCTATTTCTACTCCAAGACAGAGACCTCCTGGGAGAACGCCCAGCGCTTCTGCTCGGTCCTGGGCACGCAGCTTCTGGAGGTGGACAGCCCCGAGGAGAAG GATCACATCCGGACCATTCTGGAAAGCTCCTCATGGCTCGGCATTAGGGATGAGGAGGTTGAGGGCAGCTGGAAGCGGGCAAACGGGAGTATCCAGACCCGGGAAAGCAG CTCTTGGCACAGGAACGAGCCCAACGGCGGGCTCCAGGAGAACTGCGCGGTGGTGAGGGAGGACGGCGAGTGGTACGACTACCCCTGCGAGAGCCAGCTCCCCTGGGTGTGCGAGGGACACCCCTGA